GAAAAAATTATTTTCTTGACAACGCAGCGCAAAAATATTATAATAACTGATATGATAATTAATTTGATTTTATGATTATTTAATAAATAAAATATTTATCAATAAAATTATTTGGTTTTTTCTTTTACAGCGCAGAAATAGTGAATTCTTGTCTGTTTCATACCGATAAGGGAGGCGGAATACAGAACATGGACAACATATTGACACTGTGGCCCAAACGGTTGAAATCACATCATGACGCGGCAAGTCTTGTCGAAAAATATCAAAAAGCGGAAAAAGCGACGGAAGCGGATTTTTCAGCGAAACTGGAAGAACGACCGGAAAATAACCCAAAGGCCATGTATGTGCATGTTCCGTGGTGCGACCGGATTTGTTCCTTTTGCAATATGAACCGGAAGCAGGCTGACGCCGCGTTGACAGCGTATCCGGCCCGGCTTGCGGCCGAATTGGAAAAATACGGAAAAACCAGATACTTGCGGGAAAGCCGTTTTGAAGCGATCTTTTTTGGAGGCGGGACGCCGACTGTTCTTTCGACGGAGCAACTTGCGACGGTTTTGTCCGCTTTGCGCAAAAATGTACATCTGGCGGAGGATTGCGAATTTACTTTCGAAAGTACGCTGCACAACCTGCAGGAAGATAAAATCGGACTTCTCACGCAATACGGCGTCAACCGGATCAGCGTCGGGATTCAGACATTTTCCGAAAGAGGTCGGCAATTCTATAACCGGACGTACAACCGTCAGCAGGCCCTCGACAAACTGAGGACATTGCAAAAGCTCTTTCACGGGGATGTCTGTGTGGATATCATTTATAACTTTCCGGGCTCATGCAGTTTCCGGAATTTTCAAAAAGCCGGATCGAAACGCTTCTGACAGAGGAGGAATCCGTCGTCTACCGGAAAAAGATGAAACAGTATCAGAACGCGGGGCTTCTCAAAGAGAGTAAAACTTCCTATGATCTGACTTCCGCCGGTGTATTCTGGGGGAACAATCTGATCGTTGATACGATTACGGAAATTTTGGAAAAGACATTGAAATGACTGCGACAGAAGGAGAGGGACATGCGTTCTAAAGAATTGTTGATTTTAAGTGTTATCTTGTGTGGGATGGCTTACGGAAGCCAAAATGTGGAACTTGAGGACAGCGTTATCTACTCGACCACCGGATTTGCGGAAAGCGTCCGGGATGAAGCGAGTACCCCGGTGATCATCACAAAGCGGGAAATAGAAGAAAAACGCTATAAAACCGCCATTGAAGCCCTGAAAGACGTTCCGTCCGTCAATGTGCAGTACCAGATGGGAATGCCTGTCATCGATATGCGGGGTCAGGGAATGAAAGCGAAGGACAATGTGCAGGTTCTCATCGACGGCGTTCCGGTAAATTCCCTGGAGACTTCCATGGTCGCCAGCGTCATCAATACAATTTCGGTGGACAGTATCGAGCGCATTGAAGTCATTCCGGGCGGCGGCGCGGTTCTGTACGGCAGCGGGACCTCAGGAGGGGTCGTAAACATCATCACGAAAAAAGGAACCGGATCGCGGGCATCCGCCGGATACAGTTACGGCGACGTTCTCGGCGGCAAAGCCGATGTTTCGGCCGGATATACCTTTGCCGACCGCCTTGATTTGGATCTGGCCTATACGAAAAATAACATCAAAGGATACCGGGATTACAGCCGGGACGAATCGGATTATTTCCTCGGAAGTCTGCGGTACAGGATATCGGAGGATCAGCGCATCAGCCTGAAATACACCAAATACAAAAATGAGATGCAGTACCCGGGTTCGCTGACCGATGTCCAACTCAGAGAAGACAGAAGACAAAGTTCGCTGTATCCCGGAGAGGAATATCTGATTTTGTCGGATAAAGACGAAATTATGCTTGATTATCAAAACAAGCTGAGCGATAAACTGGAATTGAACCTCCTGGGGTTTTCTCAAAAAATTGAAATCACGATGAAGGATAACTATAAAATACCCGGGGAGTCCTTTGATATGGAAGCGCACTTTGACACAAAAAAGAACGGGCTCAAGGCCAAATTAAAGTATACTTATACGGAAAAAGGAGCCCTGATTTTCGGTGTGGATTATATAGACGACAAGCTTGACAGAACCATGGAACAGCTGATAAAGGGCGTCACAACGGTAGGACCTATGGTTGTCGCCAATGATGTCTTCACCGATACGGAGATCTATCTGAAAAAAAAGACCTGGAGCGCTTTTCTGCTCAACACGATTCGAGTCAATGATTTTGAATTGATCCAGGGCGTCCGTTATGAAAAGGCGAGATATCATATTGATCGCTCGTCGATGTCCCATGTCCACGTGGAAGGCAGAATGGGGCCGATGATTATACCCATGGCGGATACGACAAGCCTCTATCCGATTGTCGCAAAACGCGATGAAGACAACTTTGCGTTGGAGCTGGCCGCCAATTATCTCTATTCGGAAACCGGAAAACTGTATTTGAAGTATGAACGTGGATTTTCCTCTCCCGCGCCCGCTTTGCTGACAGATCGCGATGCCACGCCGTCTTACGGCGGAAGCGGAAATTATTTCCTGAACGATCTGAAATCGGAAACATTCAACACGGTGGAATTGGGATTCAAGGACTATTTCGGACCGACAACCCTCACCGCGGCAGTCTTTTATACGTTGACGAACGACGAGATCCGCTCTTCCGGAATGAGCAGAACTTCGCGCATCGTCAATTACAATCTTGCCAAAACGGAACGTTTCGGCTTTGAAATTTCGGCGGAACAACGGGTGAACCGGTTCACATTCCGGGAAACCTATCATTTCGTGAACGCGAAAATCAAAGACGGGATCGACGGTTATTCCGGACTGGATGTTTCCGGAAAGAGAATTGCCCTCGTTCCGCAGCATAAATTTTCCGTCGGCGCCAATGTCCGGATTCTTCCGAACCTGAGTCTGGACGCGGACGTTGTCTATGCGGGCAATTATTATCTGAACGACGGCAATACCGGCGGAAAGAAAAACAAGCGCCTGCTTGTGAATTCGCGAATCAATTGGGAACCTAAGACAGGCCTTGTCGTCTATGCCGGCGTGAACAATCTCTTTGATGAAAAATATTCCAATTCCGTGGATTACGATCCGGCCGGCGGGTATTCATATGATCCCGCCTACGGCAGAAACTGGTATGTGGGATTCAAATATCAGTTCTGATCCCTTGCCTTTCGATTGAGGATTTATGAAAAAACACGTCTCAAAATTATTACTGGTATTGCTGCTTGTCACGGGAATCCTGGCCATCCCCTCGGGCCCGGTTCCCGTTCCCTTAGGGGATCTGCTTGGGGGAAGGCCTCTCCCGGACCACATACGGACCATCTTGCTGCAATTGCGCATCCCGCGTATTCTGATGGCCGTCATCGTGGGGATGATGCTCGCCTCCGGCGGCGCCGTGGTTCAGACCGTTTTTCAAAACCCCCTGGCGGATCCCTATATTATCGGCATTTCCGCAAGCGCCACGTTCGGAGCGGTCCTTGCCTACCTCCTTCATATGCCGGACGCGATGTACGGAGTTTTTGCCTTCGTATGCTGCCTTGGGAGCACATTCATCGTTTTTGGAATCTCCCGCCGGGGAAAGGGCCTGCCCGTCACGACTCTCCTGATCGTCGGAATTGCGCTTTCTTCATTTTTGGGCGCGTTTACTTCGTTTTCCATGCTTCTCATCGGCCAGGAT
Above is a window of Fusobacteriaceae bacterium DNA encoding:
- a CDS encoding radical SAM protein is translated as MDNILTLWPKRLKSHHDAASLVEKYQKAEKATEADFSAKLEERPENNPKAMYVHVPWCDRICSFCNMNRKQADAALTAYPARLAAELEKYGKTRYLRESRFEAIFFGGGTPTVLSTEQLATVLSALRKNVHLAEDCEFTFESTLHNLQEDKIGLLTQYGVNRISVGIQTFSERGRQFYNRTYNRQQALDKLRTLQKLFHGDVCVDIIYNFPGSCSFRNFQKAGSKRF
- a CDS encoding TonB-dependent receptor, translating into MAYGSQNVELEDSVIYSTTGFAESVRDEASTPVIITKREIEEKRYKTAIEALKDVPSVNVQYQMGMPVIDMRGQGMKAKDNVQVLIDGVPVNSLETSMVASVINTISVDSIERIEVIPGGGAVLYGSGTSGGVVNIITKKGTGSRASAGYSYGDVLGGKADVSAGYTFADRLDLDLAYTKNNIKGYRDYSRDESDYFLGSLRYRISEDQRISLKYTKYKNEMQYPGSLTDVQLREDRRQSSLYPGEEYLILSDKDEIMLDYQNKLSDKLELNLLGFSQKIEITMKDNYKIPGESFDMEAHFDTKKNGLKAKLKYTYTEKGALIFGVDYIDDKLDRTMEQLIKGVTTVGPMVVANDVFTDTEIYLKKKTWSAFLLNTIRVNDFELIQGVRYEKARYHIDRSSMSHVHVEGRMGPMIIPMADTTSLYPIVAKRDEDNFALELAANYLYSETGKLYLKYERGFSSPAPALLTDRDATPSYGGSGNYFLNDLKSETFNTVELGFKDYFGPTTLTAAVFYTLTNDEIRSSGMSRTSRIVNYNLAKTERFGFEISAEQRVNRFTFRETYHFVNAKIKDGIDGYSGLDVSGKRIALVPQHKFSVGANVRILPNLSLDADVVYAGNYYLNDGNTGGKKNKRLLVNSRINWEPKTGLVVYAGVNNLFDEKYSNSVDYDPAGGYSYDPAYGRNWYVGFKYQF